From Streptomyces griseorubiginosus, one genomic window encodes:
- a CDS encoding PaaI family thioesterase, producing MHTSLPEPPTTGSTGATGPIAEELELRKAAITRLGTELRALVEATVRTDTTPDTLRRVADGVRHLTGELTGRRRARAEIPDVDEFPAGARMYSPVVGAGSPLAPPVVITPTGDGLLGRCTLGIAHEGPPGYGHGGMSAMLLDELMGRACANAGAPGLTVSLEIRYHRPVPLETPLRIHARVTGREHRKIQVTGSITTESAPAVPLATGEALFVTPDPEQARVLFPGMREEK from the coding sequence ATGCACACATCCCTGCCCGAACCACCGACCACCGGGTCCACCGGAGCCACCGGGCCCATCGCCGAGGAGCTGGAACTCCGGAAGGCCGCCATCACCCGCCTCGGCACGGAACTGCGCGCCCTGGTGGAGGCCACCGTCCGCACCGACACCACCCCGGACACCCTCCGCCGGGTGGCCGACGGTGTGCGTCACCTCACCGGCGAGCTGACCGGGCGGCGGCGGGCGCGCGCCGAGATCCCCGACGTGGACGAGTTCCCGGCGGGGGCGCGGATGTACAGCCCAGTCGTCGGAGCGGGCAGCCCGCTGGCCCCGCCCGTGGTCATCACGCCCACCGGTGACGGGCTGCTGGGCCGCTGCACCCTCGGCATCGCCCACGAGGGCCCGCCCGGCTACGGCCACGGCGGCATGAGCGCGATGCTCCTGGACGAACTCATGGGCCGCGCCTGCGCGAACGCAGGCGCTCCGGGCCTGACCGTCTCCCTGGAGATCCGCTACCACCGCCCTGTCCCGCTGGAGACACCCCTGCGGATCCACGCCCGCGTCACGGGCAGGGAGCACCGCAAGATCCAGGTCACGGGCTCGATCACCACGGAGTCGGCCCCCGCCGTACCACTGGCGACGGGCGAGGCGCTCTTCGTCACGCCGGATCCCGAGCAGGCGCGCGTGCTGTTCCCGGGAATGCGGGAGGAAAAGTAG
- a CDS encoding MFS transporter, producing MVHGKRMLVDVRPLRVGAFRRLWVGGIVTALGAQLTAVVVPLQIYGFSGSSAYVGLAALVGLVPMAAAALWGGVLADLRDRRRVLLVTTIGIGGTSLLLWAQAWANLRSVGVLLVVVGVQQALFGANSTVSRAVTPRLVRPELLPAANALQSTVLLSAGIVGPVLASGLLPVVGSGTLYLADAVAVCATVWAVWRLPALPPYSDGERRRTAGLRQIAEGVRVMTCRQVLLVVYVADFAALSLGLPTALFPQLVAETFRPSDVGVLYAAVSAGGVLAGLFSGAFTRIGRHGVAVAVSVGVWGTAVAGFGLARSLVSAVAWLLLAGGALLALGVFRKTVLQTAVPDGMRGRLQGIDTVVAVGGPRVGDLLHGSVGAALGVTWTVTGGGVLTVVAAVVLLLVFPGFRRYRVTVDGDEPSPSRKVE from the coding sequence ATGGTGCATGGGAAACGGATGCTGGTCGATGTGCGGCCGCTGCGGGTGGGTGCGTTTCGGCGGCTGTGGGTGGGCGGGATCGTGACCGCTCTGGGCGCTCAACTCACCGCGGTGGTCGTGCCGTTGCAGATCTACGGCTTCTCCGGTTCGTCGGCCTATGTGGGGCTGGCCGCTCTGGTCGGGCTCGTTCCGATGGCCGCTGCGGCGCTGTGGGGAGGGGTGCTCGCCGATCTGCGGGATCGGCGGCGGGTGCTGTTGGTGACCACGATCGGCATCGGCGGGACGTCGTTGCTGTTGTGGGCGCAGGCGTGGGCGAACCTGCGGTCGGTCGGTGTGCTGCTCGTGGTCGTGGGTGTCCAACAGGCGCTGTTCGGCGCCAACTCCACGGTCAGCAGGGCCGTCACACCCCGTCTGGTACGACCCGAGCTGCTTCCCGCCGCCAACGCCCTCCAGTCGACGGTCCTCCTGTCCGCCGGGATCGTCGGCCCCGTCCTGGCGAGCGGCCTGCTGCCCGTAGTCGGGAGCGGGACGCTGTATCTGGCGGACGCCGTCGCCGTCTGCGCGACGGTGTGGGCCGTATGGCGGCTGCCCGCCCTTCCGCCCTACAGCGACGGAGAACGGCGGCGGACAGCGGGGCTGCGCCAGATTGCCGAGGGGGTACGGGTGATGACATGCCGTCAGGTGCTGCTGGTGGTCTATGTCGCCGACTTCGCCGCGCTGTCCCTGGGTCTGCCCACGGCGCTTTTCCCGCAGCTCGTCGCGGAGACCTTCCGCCCTTCGGACGTCGGAGTGCTGTACGCCGCCGTCTCGGCCGGTGGCGTGCTGGCGGGGCTGTTCTCCGGGGCCTTCACCCGGATCGGCAGGCACGGTGTCGCGGTGGCGGTGTCGGTCGGCGTGTGGGGAACGGCCGTCGCCGGCTTCGGGTTGGCCCGCTCGCTGGTCTCGGCGGTGGCGTGGCTGCTGCTCGCCGGCGGTGCGCTCCTCGCGCTGGGCGTCTTCCGGAAGACCGTGCTGCAGACCGCCGTCCCGGACGGGATGCGCGGCCGGCTCCAGGGGATCGACACGGTGGTCGCCGTCGGCGGGCCACGGGTGGGTGACCTCCTGCACGGCTCGGTCGGCGCCGCCCTCGGCGTCACGTGGACCGTCACGGGCGGCGGTGTCCTGACCGTCGTGGCGGCTGTCGTGCTGCTCCTGGTCTTCCCTGGGTTCCGCCGCTATCGCGTCACGGTCGACGGCGACGAGCCGAGTCCGTCGAGGAAGGTGGAGTAA